A single region of the Pyricularia oryzae 70-15 chromosome 4, whole genome shotgun sequence genome encodes:
- a CDS encoding ribonuclease 3 has protein sequence MVKRSHDEPDGGSLKRPKVEGDDQIKDLIQCWQDLNASMETLKDSAQTLSSPTLAADTAFCDRLVYLSESLLKSSRALASQSRGDHAKPIISSDDAIAVSSHVSYTKWTSADTKDVLPPLPEIKDPSIEKAAFTHSSVIGNKLSGVQSYDRLEWLGDAYLELFATCFIYQTFPALSHGASSQLREVLIRNDSLAQWTQAYGLEKRARLPPEFAGLNHSGQAMMQKKRTKIYGDLFEAYVGAIIASDPVHGTDRAAVWLKSLWAPRLKREIHAEEKRQRCLVASTTSLESDPIQGPTDNYAVAAPKPNRSPKEALAAMIVVKGVKLSYVDLPAPKKKDKNNNLPLFAVAVVLDGWGESGLQLGMGVAKNKSEAGHAAAQRAMDNKKLITKYAELKLASLSSSA, from the coding sequence ATGGTCAAACGCAGTCATGATGAGCCCGACGGTGGCTCTCTCAAAAGGCCCAAGGTGGAAGGCGACGATCAAATCAAGGATTTAATTCAATGCTGGCAGGATTTGAATGCTTCCATGGAGACCCTCAAAGACTCTGCTCAAACACTGAGCTCACCGACCCTGGCTGCTGACACGGCTTTCTGTGATCGGCTGGTTTATTTGAGCGAAAGCCTTCTCAAATCAAGCCGGGCGCTGGCATCTCAAAGCCGCGGCGATCATGCCAAGCCAATCATCTCCTCTGACGACGCAATCGCAGTGTCTTCACATGTTTCATACACGAAGTGGACCTCTGCCGACACTAAAGACGTCCTACCTCCCCTTCCCGAGATCAAGGATCCTTCCATAGAAAAGGCCGCCTTCACTCATTCATCCGTGATTGGCAATAAACTTAGCGGTGTCCAATCCTACGATCGCCTCGAGTGGCTAGGCGATGCGTATCTGGAGCTGTTCGCGACTTGCTTCATTTATCAGACGTTTCCAGCCTTGTCACATGGTGCCTCCTCACAGTTGCGAGAAGTGCTCATAAGGAACGACTCCCTTGCTCAATGGACACAAGCATATGGCTTGGAGAAGAGAGCCAGGCTCCCTCCAGAGTTCGCGGGTCTCAATCATAGCGGACAAGCTATGATGCAGAAGAAAAGGACCAAGATTTATGGTGACCTTTTCGAAGCTTATGTCGGGGCCATTATAGCTTCGGATCCCGTTCATGGAACTGACCGCGCAGCAGTCTGGCTCAAGTCGTTGTGGGCGCCGAGGTTAAAGCGCGAAATTCATGCGGAAGAAAAGAGACAGCGCTGCTTGGTCGCGAGCACAACTAGCCTAGAATCCGATCCCATCCAGGGGCCGACCGATAACTACGCTGTTGCAGCACCAAAGCCCAATCGATCACCAAAGGAGGCTTTAGCAGCCATGATTGTCGTGAAGGGAGTGAAGCTTAGCTACGTTGATCTTCCTGCTCCCaaaaagaaggacaagaacaACAATCTACCTCTGTTTGCCGTGGCTGTGGTTTTGGATGGCTGGGGGGAGTCTGGATTACAGCTCGGTATGGGTGTGGCTAAGAACAAGTCAGAGGCAGGCCATGCCGCAGCACAGAGGGCCATGGACAACAAGAAACTGATCACAAAATACGCGGAATTAAAACTGGCGTCTCTGTCCTCCAGCGCTTAG